One bacterium genomic window carries:
- a CDS encoding TolC family protein, with the protein MIKLRLEILMQEIRKKMGNNITFTSKVIIINWVFLSISFSFVSAEKIKFIHSLDECIKMAEANSLIIKKSRKDLISVQYGYAKALKDLWGIKVDLNLTPKSYKFFDEPIIIPQEVEISEAEASKYKNSHAWRAGVPVTKLFLTGARVTLETKIDKDVLKGELEGKDASYESFQKPNIEFKLDQPFFVFKKNPYQRILKNIVFTLEIAKETFNSARENLVYQIKNVYFSCLLINEKVKIQKEVVEQAKTLYNIVHAKLKAGRISEIDLIQAEIQLEKAKESLLGTIDDYEIECKKLKSIIGLPQEIKIELIDELDYKVQKVNFDEVLLSALNTSSIIKEMERKLKIDEMNLEKVKEKDKPEIGLIIDYGYQDKRIEGTMYDSTLVNTKESNRWDVRLNFNWPIYDSGVVKAEVKEYETKVEAERLDILIQKEKIRIDFQETLNKIKMAERQIASLDKMIKQAESLVHIANIRYREGIGLITEVIQAQKVIADLKFKKKESIFNLMLAMAALEKLKVSGER; encoded by the coding sequence GTCTCAGCAGAGAAGATAAAATTTATCCATAGTCTAGATGAATGTATAAAAATGGCAGAGGCTAATAGTTTGATAATAAAGAAGAGTCGAAAAGATTTGATATCTGTTCAATATGGATATGCAAAAGCTTTAAAAGATTTATGGGGTATCAAAGTAGACCTTAATCTTACCCCGAAAAGCTATAAATTCTTTGATGAGCCAATAATTATACCGCAGGAAGTTGAAATAAGTGAAGCAGAAGCCAGTAAATATAAAAATTCTCATGCCTGGAGAGCAGGAGTGCCAGTTACAAAACTTTTTCTTACCGGAGCCAGAGTTACTCTGGAGACAAAAATAGATAAAGATGTCTTAAAAGGTGAGTTGGAGGGAAAAGATGCCTCTTATGAATCTTTTCAAAAGCCAAATATTGAATTTAAACTTGATCAACCTTTTTTTGTTTTTAAAAAAAATCCCTATCAGCGGATTCTCAAGAATATAGTATTCACTCTAGAAATAGCAAAGGAAACATTTAATTCTGCCAGAGAAAATCTCGTCTATCAGATAAAGAATGTATATTTTAGCTGCCTTTTAATAAATGAAAAGGTAAAAATCCAAAAGGAAGTAGTTGAACAGGCCAAAACTCTATATAACATCGTACATGCAAAGTTAAAAGCAGGGAGAATTTCTGAAATAGACCTTATACAGGCAGAAATTCAATTAGAGAAAGCCAAAGAATCTCTTTTAGGGACAATAGATGATTATGAGATAGAATGTAAGAAACTTAAAAGTATCATCGGTTTGCCTCAAGAAATAAAGATAGAATTGATAGATGAGTTAGACTATAAAGTTCAAAAAGTAAACTTTGATGAAGTTCTTTTATCAGCATTAAATACATCCAGTATAATAAAGGAAATGGAAAGAAAACTCAAAATAGATGAGATGAATTTAGAAAAGGTAAAAGAGAAAGATAAACCTGAAATCGGCTTGATTATAGATTATGGGTATCAAGACAAAAGAATAGAGGGAACAATGTACGATTCTACTCTTGTCAATACCAAAGAAAGTAATCGATGGGATGTAAGATTGAATTTTAATTGGCCTATTTATGATAGTGGAGTGGTAAAGGCAGAAGTAAAAGAATATGAAACAAAAGTAGAAGCAGAAAGATTAGATATTCTAATACAAAAGGAAAAGATAAGAATAGATTTTCAAGAAACATTAAATAAAATAAAGATGGCAGAACGGCAGATTGCTTCGTTAGATAAAATGATAAAGCAAGCAGAATCCCTTGTCCATATTGCTAATATTCGATATAGAGAAGGAATAGGGCTTATCACAGAAGTCATTCAGGCACAAAAGGTAATCGCTGATTTGAAATTTAAGAAAAAAGAATCAATTTTTAACCTTATGCTTGCTATGGCAGCGTTAGAGAAGTTAAAAGTGAGTGGAGAGAGGTAA
- a CDS encoding ABC transporter ATP-binding protein, whose translation MIITMNDITRVYTLKRVEIHALRGVSLSIQKGEFVVIIGPSGSGKSTIMHIIGCLDRPTSGIYKLENIEIAGLSDNELSEIRNKKIGFVFQTFNLIPRMSVLKNVALPMIYGGVTTKERYKKTMEVISQIGLSHRVAHRPSELSGGEQQRVAIARALVNNPSLLLADEPTGNLDSQTGEEIMKIFQELNQSGVTIILVTHEEKVAKYATRIISLRDGMILSDRKNV comes from the coding sequence ATGATTATTACAATGAATGATATAACTAGAGTTTATACTCTTAAGAGGGTAGAAATTCATGCTTTGCGAGGGGTATCCCTTTCTATACAAAAAGGAGAATTTGTTGTCATAATTGGTCCTTCTGGCTCTGGAAAATCAACTATTATGCATATCATTGGATGCCTTGATAGACCTACTTCAGGTATATATAAACTGGAAAATATAGAAATTGCCGGGTTGAGTGATAACGAGTTATCGGAAATAAGAAATAAAAAAATAGGTTTTGTCTTCCAAACTTTCAACCTTATACCTCGAATGAGTGTATTAAAAAATGTAGCACTCCCCATGATATATGGTGGAGTAACAACCAAAGAAAGGTATAAAAAAACTATGGAAGTAATTTCGCAAATAGGATTATCTCATAGAGTAGCTCATCGACCTTCCGAACTTTCTGGAGGAGAACAGCAGCGTGTAGCTATTGCCAGAGCATTAGTTAATAATCCTTCTCTACTTCTGGCTGACGAGCCTACAGGGAATTTGGATAGTCAAACAGGGGAGGAAATTATGAAGATATTTCAGGAATTAAATCAAAGTGGAGTAACAATTATTTTGGTAACTCATGAGGAGAAAGTAGCTAAATATGCTACAAGAATTATTTCTCTTCGAGATGGAATGATCTTATCAGATAGGAAGAATGTCTAA
- a CDS encoding efflux RND transporter periplasmic adaptor subunit encodes MGKNRFFKSIFTISVCAIFVSLVLILAGKFYWDKQHPSIKKVRTTLVEYKRMNVGVFSTGIIEPMEKVKVRAKIGGILRDVKGQVGERIKKGMCWGTIDTPEVVQNLQNIERLQVELQQVDIDCQNALRKWTRLKELYLEKAVSKEMVETAEVEYNKAVVSAKFLEQQLKIEEKKKRQLQIQTKITSPISGVIMEQDIEGEMMVTCGTILFTVANLNELVVKCNIPEIDIGKITKGMIAKITTDTLPGKEFHGKVIKISPFPIKDSNLSLFEVVILIKKPFHGLQIGRSVNVEMFSTIVEKSLVVPIEAVVIKENKKILFVVKDGIVWEKEITVGRVGVENKDIEVSSGLKEGEEVCISPDEDLVEGMVVKSIRVSGR; translated from the coding sequence ATGGGGAAGAACCGATTTTTCAAAAGCATCTTCACAATTAGTGTGTGTGCTATATTTGTATCATTAGTTCTTATTTTGGCAGGTAAATTTTATTGGGATAAACAACATCCTTCAATTAAAAAAGTTAGAACTACCCTTGTGGAATATAAAAGGATGAATGTAGGCGTCTTCTCTACAGGAATAATTGAACCTATGGAAAAAGTAAAAGTTAGAGCAAAAATCGGAGGTATTTTAAGGGATGTAAAAGGACAAGTGGGGGAAAGGATAAAGAAAGGTATGTGCTGGGGAACAATAGATACTCCTGAGGTTGTTCAAAATCTCCAAAACATAGAGAGGTTGCAGGTAGAACTTCAACAGGTGGATATTGATTGCCAAAATGCTCTAAGAAAATGGACTCGTCTAAAAGAGCTCTATCTTGAGAAAGCAGTAAGCAAAGAAATGGTAGAAACAGCAGAAGTTGAATATAATAAAGCGGTTGTATCTGCAAAATTTCTCGAGCAACAATTAAAGATTGAAGAAAAGAAAAAAAGACAACTTCAGATACAAACTAAAATCACCTCTCCTATTTCAGGAGTAATCATGGAACAGGATATAGAAGGAGAAATGATGGTAACTTGTGGAACTATTTTATTTACTGTCGCTAACTTAAATGAGTTAGTAGTAAAATGCAATATCCCGGAAATTGATATTGGAAAGATAACAAAAGGTATGATAGCTAAAATTACTACTGACACCTTGCCTGGAAAAGAGTTTCATGGAAAAGTAATTAAGATTTCTCCATTTCCAATAAAAGATAGTAATCTCTCACTTTTTGAAGTAGTTATTTTAATAAAAAAGCCGTTTCATGGGTTACAAATTGGCAGGAGTGTTAATGTAGAAATGTTTTCTACTATCGTTGAGAAATCACTTGTTGTGCCTATTGAAGCTGTGGTCATTAAGGAGAATAAAAAAATACTATTTGTAGTGAAAGATGGGATAGTTTGGGAAAAAGAAATCACAGTGGGAAGAGTAGGGGTTGAGAATAAGGATATTGAGGTTAGCAGTGGTTTAAAAGAAGGGGAAGAAGTATGTATATCACCAGATGAAGATCTGGTAGAAGGGATGGTAGTTAAGTCTATAAGAGTTAGTGGGAGGTAA